From the Bacillus sp. FJAT-22090 genome, the window CATTTCAATAATTTTTTCTACTTCAAATGTTGCTCCGGAGAAGGAAATACCAAAGACAACTTCATCTTTCCCTGCATTGGCAACGATAGTAGCTCCCATATGCAAATCGGTGCTAGCCGTTGATGGCTTATTAATACGTAATAACTTCTGTTGGGCATCAATAGCGGATATGCCAGATGCCCCAACCCCAAAGAAATGAACATTCTTGGCATTAACGATGGCGTCAACCGCTGCTTCCAACTGTACTGAGTCCAACAACTCAGCTGTTTCAAGTAGCGTCTTTACCGCAAGGTCTGTTACCTTATGAATTGTCATTGATACTGGTTCATTAGGCTTGATATCACGATTCGTGAACTCCACTTTTCTCCCAAGATCCCCAATGATTCTAAGCTTCAATTCCTGAAAGCCTTTTAGCTTCAAGGATTTGCATAGCCTTATTACGGCAGCACCACTTGTTTGGCTAACATCACCCAACTCGGAAACAGTCATTGTTACAACTTTCTCCGGATTGGCTAATATATAATCCGCTATTTTCTGTTCAGAAGGCGGAATCTGCTCCCGCATCTCATTGAGCAAAATGATACCACCACTTGATATCGCCATAAAATCAACCCTTCACTATCACTTTTTATAATGCCTTTAACATAACATGGAACTTCCTAAAAGTCTTAAATCCGTTCTTGAGGTAAAGGTGCCCCGCAGAACTAGTTTCACTAGTCCAGAGGAACCATGCTCCATGAAGAGTTCTTGCCCTCATGCTGAATAATGTATCGTGCAGAAGAATCTTTCCTAACCCTTTTCCTTGCTCACTGCCGTCTACACCAAATGGACCGAAACGTTCACGTATACCTTCATAGCCACCGTATAGAGCAAAGCCGACTATCTTTCCATTCCATTTAGCTACAAATATTTGTGAAGGATCTAAACCTTGCAGAACACCTTCCCTAATCGCTCTCCCCCAGTCAGGGTTGAATGCTGTGTTAGCAAATCTAATCAATTCGAAAAAATCTCCGTCCTGTACCGTTCCAAACGTATACCCTTCTGATTCCCGCATTTTCTTTAGGACCGTTATCTCTTCAGGACAAACATAGTCTGTTAATGGACGATACATCGCAACTGGTGAATATATTCTACTGAATCCTTCTTTCTGGAGAAAAGAATAACCTTTTGGATAATGTTCCTCATCAATACCTGGAACGAAGTAATTTGGAGCATAAGAAGAGAAGAGAATCTTCTCTGCACCTACTTCCCGTGCATATTGACAAGCCCTTTCCATAAGACCTGCTCCAATTCCTTCACGCTCAAATTCAGGTTTAACAAAGAAGAAGGAAATCCAAGCCGTGTCCTTCTCGAGTTCTATACCGTTCATCGGAAGCTTTCTTGAAATAGCTAAAATAGTACCGATGATTTCAGCATTCTCCTCCGCAACAATAAGACCTTCTGGGTCAAAATTGGCATCTAATAGGACCTGGTTGCGAAATCTATCAGCATTTATTGGATCGAACTTCAACACTTCGTTCCATAACCTCACGATTCCCTTTTCATCTCCCGAACGAAAGATCCGATACATTAACCCTCACCCCTTATTGCTTTCAGCTAATTTGACTGCGGAATTAACAAAGCCCCCAGATTGATCGATTAATGCTTCCGCTTCATTCCGGTTAGTATTTGTTAAAATCATCACGATTGCTAGTTTAACATTAAAGTCTGTTTGCATTAATACCTTCTCTGCTTCCTCATATTCTACACTAGTCACTGTACAAACGATTTTTTTGGCACGCTCACGCAGTTTTAAATTGCTTGCATTCAAATCAATCATGAAGTTATGGTACACTTTTCCAGTTTTTACCATAGATGCAGTTGAAATCATATTCAGGATCATTTTGTGTGCTGTTGCAGCACGAAGACGGGTAGAACCGGTCAATATCTCAGGACCTGTCACAACCTCGATTTCTATATCAGCGTCCTCGCTGATTTCAGAATCCGTATTACTGGACAAACTAACTGTCACAGCCCCACATGAACCCGCATATTTCAGTGCACCTTTCACATAAGGAGTCCTTCCGCTTGCAGCAATTCCTATTACTACATCATTTGAAGTGATGCCTATTTTCTTTAGGTCGCCTGCACCCAACTCGATATCGTCTTCGGCTCCTTCTACTGCTGTAAACATGGCACTTTCCCCGCCAGCTAACACTGCTTGAACCTGCTCAGGTGATGTACTGAATGTCGGGGGACATTCGACTGCATCCAAGACCCCGATTCTTCCGCTTGTTCCGGCGCCGATATAAATGAGCCTTCCTCCGTTTTGAAATGCTTGCACAACTTTTTCAACCACCTCGCCAATTTGAGAAATCACTTGGCGGACAGCATTTGCTATGGTTTGATCTTCCTCATTCATGATATTCAAAATTTCTATAACTGACATTTCATCCAGGTTTTCAGTTTTGCAGTTACTTTCTTCAGTTGTTAAAAAAGATAAATTTTCCATTGTTCCGCCCTCCTATCTATAAAGTAAATAAGGATGTCGATCATTAAGGAATTGTTCGCTGCCTTTGAGACAATCCTCTAAATAATCTTCTATATTTCCTCCTGTCAACGCAGTTCTTAATAGGTTATTTCCTGCCAAAAGGTCGAACATCGGATGTTTCAGGTGTTCATATTCCATAAATGATAGCTGTTCTCCGTAAATCCGAAAAACGGTATTTAATACATGAACAAAGGTCTCAAGCGGCCTAAAAAAATGCCGGTCTGTTACATGAAGTTGAATTCCCTCACATACCGTATCCTGAAATTTTGAGTACGTTGGTTTAAAAGAAACATCCCGAGCAACAACTCCATAGAGATTTAGAGCATTCACTTCATCTTGAAGCCGGACCCCATTAATAAATGGCGCGCCGAATACTTCAAAAGGTTGTGTCGTTCCCCTGCCTTCGGAAAGATTTGTACCTTCCAACAAGCAAGTACCTGGATAGAGAAGCATCATATCAAGACTAGTCGTATTTGGTGATGGTGCAATCCAAGAAACACCAGTCTCGGATAGTAGCATTTGCCGTTCCCAGCCTTCCATTTTGATAATGGTTAATTGACAGCCTACACTATTGTTAAAGTAAGCGGCCAGTTCTCCTACAGTCATCCCATGCCTTGCTGGCAAGGTGTACAAACCGACAAACGACTTATAATCAGGCTGTATAAGATTTCCTTCCACTTCAGTCCCGCCGATTGGATTTGGACGGTCCAGGACGATCATAGCCTTACTGTTCTCTTTACAAGCTTCCATCATATAGAGCATTGAGTAGATATAAGTATAGTATCGAGAGCCAATATCCTGAATATCGAATACAACAACATCTACTGGTTCCAACATTTCCTTAGTTGGCTTTTTCGTCTGTCCATATAAACTAAAGACTGGAAGTCCCGTTTCTACATGAATTGTATTAGAGAATTTTTCCCCTTCTTTTGTATACGTTTTTAATCCATGTTCAGGTGCGTAAAGTGCAGTCAGTTGAATATCGGGATGCCGATGGAACAATCTGATCGATGATTGTAGACGGGAATCAGCGCCTGTCTGGTTGGTCAACAATCCAACCCTTTTGCCCTTTATAATTCCTGAATACCTTTCCATGAAAAGGTCAATTCCCAACCTTACTCGGACCATTATTCCTTCACTCCTCCAAGTGTTAATCCTTTTACGAAGTAACGTTGGAATAGAATGAACACGATAATCATTGGTATTGCTGTAATTGCAGCACCGCTCATAAGGAGTTTAAAGCTAGCCAAGTTTGCATCTTGCAAAGTTTTCAACCCTACAGGTAATGTGTATAGATCTGCGCTATTCAAAACAATAATTGGCCATAGGAATGAATTCCACACGTTCATGAATGTGAAAATACCAAGAGTTGCAAGACCAGGTTTTGCAAGGGGGAGAACAACCGTCCAGAATGTTTTCCACTCACTGGCCCCATCCATTTTAGCCGCTTCAAGCAATTCATCAGGTATTGAGTACATAAATTGCCGCATTAGGAATACACCAAACACCATTGCCAAGTCAGGCAATATTAACGCCCAGTGCGTATCCATCAAGTTAAGATTACCAACCATGATAAACATTGGTACAAGTGTTACCTGACCAGGAATCATCATAGTAGAAATGATGATCCAAAATATTAGATTCCTTCCCGGGAACTTCTTTTTGGCCAGCACATAGCCTGCCATCGAATCGAAGAGTAAAATCCCTACCGTTACGACAACCGATATGTAGAAGCTATTAAAAAACCAGTTGCCTATGTCATGTTTTGTGAATAATGATTTAAAACTTGCAAATGTGTCATCTACAATGGAATCCATCATATTTCTGTGATATTGTTCAAGCTCCGAATCATCAGCTTTTGCTGCTTCCCTCGCTTCAGACCAGTGTTCAAAATAAAGCGGAATCCCCATTGGATACATTTTCGGAGGATTTGCATTTATATAGGAAACTGGGCGCTCCATGTCCTTAGACTGATAGCTGCTTAATTGTAGTGAAGTTGAAAATACCCAATAGAGCGGGAGCAACGAAACTATAGCAAAAATCGTCAGCAATAAATAGGTAATAGTCTTGTTCATTTTATTTAGATTTTTCCTTTTCAAGTTGTCCCCTCCTATCAATCATCATGTCGTAGAACACGGAACTGGATAACAGAGAAGAATAAGATAATAATAAATAGGACGACTGACTGTGCCGCTGCTAATCCATATTCAAAGTCCCGAAATCCAGTCTTATAGATGAGATGTACTAACGTTTCGGTTGCATTTCCTGGTCCACCGCCTGTCATCATGATAATTTGGGTGAACACTTGAAAAGATCCGATTGTGCTAAGAAGAACCAAATATAATGTTGTCGGTTTTAAAAGTGGAATCGTAATATGAAACCATTGCTTAAAGCTATTTGCCCCATCAATTCTTGCAGCTTCATATAATGATTGCGAAATTGAACCCATTGAAGCCAAGTACATAATAATACCCGCACCGAAAGGTATAAGACAGGACATAATAATTAATGCCCAAAGTGCGGTTGCAGACTGTCCTAGCCAATTGATTTGCTCAACGCCAAACCAGCCTAAAATGTAATTGAACAATCCGAAATCATAATTATACATCCAGCGCCAAACCATTGCGATGATGACCATTGATGTCACAGTTGGCAAGTAAAAGGCTGAGCGAAAAAAGCTTTGTGACAGCTTTCCTAAACCGAAAATCATCGATGCGATGACTAATGCACTAATGACTGAAAACGGTACTGTTACCACAGTGAATAGCAATGTATTCTTGATCGCAACCCAAAACGCTTCACTTTCAAATACCTTGATGTAATTTTCCAACCCGACAAATTTACTTCCAGCTAATACGTAATATTCCTGGAATGAAAGTACAAATGCCCATACAACCGGGAAAGCGATAAACAATGAAAACAGAATGAGTTTTGGAAGAAGGAATAAATATGCGCTGTAGTTCTTTTTCATTTCATTGAACACGCTACGCTTCTTTCTCGTTTTTTTCTCAAACTGTTTAGCAGACGGTAGACCATTCTCCATCTCAGTTTTAAGATCTACTGATGGAGCCGGTTTTTCCGAAATTTGAGTCATGATGATACACCTCCTAAAATTGAAGCAGGCTTGCGTATTGCAGAGCCTGCTTCAACACTGTTATTTTAATAGTTCATCGACGACTTTCTTGGCATCCGCCATAGCTTCTTCCGCTGTTTTCTCCCCGTTAAAGACTAATTGAAGCTGTGATTGGATCGCTTCATCAATCTTCTTCCATTCAGGATGGCGTGGAAGCATTACTACTTGGTCAGACATTTCCATTGCACGTGTCATTTCTGGATTGTCTTTGAATGGATCCTTCTCAGAAGCACTGATACGCGCAGGGAAAATACCATAGTTTTGCGCCATTACGAATTGCTCGTCAGTAGATGAAATATATTTCATGAAGTCAGCAATTGCCGCTTTTTTATTTGCATCCTCTTGGTGGAACATAATCCAGCCGCCAACTCCGCCGATAGTTTGTGCATCCGAATCTGCGCTTGGATATTCAGCTACCATGAAATTTGTCGGGTATTTACCTTGTGCAGCACCGATTGCCCATGTTGCCCAAGGCTGCATTGCAACAGTACGTTGTTCTTCGTTTGCCCAAGCTTGGAATGTACCACCTACGTCAGCACCACCCAATGTTTCAGGTGCGACTTCATGTTCCAATTTCAAATCAGCAAGGTCTTGAATTGCTTGAACAACTTTAGGATCATCCATTGTGAATTCAGTCATATCTTCATTTAAAGGAGAACCTCCATTTTTAAAGAAAAATGGCCAAGTTTCATAGTATCCAGGAAGTACATAAGTGGAGAAACCATATACATCTGTTTTGCCGTCGCTGTCACGGTCGAAAGTCAATTGTTTTGCTGCTTCAAGGAACTCATCATACGTCCACTTGCCATTTTCAGGAGGAGTTACTCCTTTTTCCTCAAATAGATCAAGGTTCAACAGCATTGTGTGAAGCGTGATGGAGTTCGGGATCCCATATAGCTTATCTTCATACGTATAAGCTTCTAATGTGTTTTCGTAGAAGTCTCCTTTTTCCTCATCAGAGAAAAATGCATCAAGTGGTTCGATGACTCCCTGCTCGATATGATCGATACTTACAGAGCTTCCGCTAATGTCAACCGGAGCAATATCCGGCCAAGACTTTCCACCGATTGCAACACCTAGCTTGTCGCCCATTTCAGCCCATGGAACTTGCACCAATTCAATGTCAATTCCTTCATGCTCTGCTTCATACTCAGCAACTTTGGACTCAAGCCAATGATATTTGTTGTCATCTTTGTCTGGCCATCTTGGTCCATCCCAAATTGTGATTGTGCCTTTGAATTCCTCTGCATTTCCAGCTTCTTCAGAATCGCCGCTGCATGCCGCTAATACGGAAGCAGATAGACCAAGCGATGCAACCAAAAGTGCGGATTTTTTCCACATGTTCTTCATACTTAAATCCCCCTTATATTGTTTTCACCAAGCAATTTTCCCAAGAACCGTCTGCCTATTTGCTCCTGTTGCAGCAGGGGAATTATTAGGCAATTGATGAAAGCCCAGATACCCTAATAGAGCGAACACAAAAGCTTCTTTGGCATCACTATTGATTCCTAGCATTTCAATCTTCTCTACATTCACTGAATCATGAAGCAATTCTCTTAAGTAGTTTAGGAGAGTAACATTATGCACTCCCCCACCACTGACGAAAATTTCTGATAATTCATGAGATGTTACGTACTTTTGGATTTCATCCGCCAAGGTACGTGCTGTAAGCATTGTAGCGGTAGCAATCTTGTCGAGTGAAGATAAACCAAGTTGATCTGCCTTGTGCCAAATGGATTCTGCATAGCCAATTCCGAACTCTTCCCTGCCTGTACTCTTTGGTGCGGGTTTCTTATAGTAGGTATGTTGAAGTAGCTGATTCAGCCACTCCTCACTCACCTTACCGGCTCCAGCAAATTTTCCGTCCTGGTCAAAGTTCTCTTTTCCATTAGTATAGATGGATGAAAAAGCATCAACGATCATATTACCTGGTCCTGTGTCATAGGCGATGATTTCCTGTACTGAACCTTTCGGCGGAAGCACTGTAATATTGGAGATGCCACCAATATTAACTAACACCCTTCCGGATTGTTCAGATTGGAATAAAAACTGGTCTGCAAACGGCACTAATGGTGCACCTTGACCGCCAGCCGCCATGTCACGTGTCCGGAAATCACCGATAACAGGTTTTCCTGTATGTTCAGCAATTACTGAAATATCACCAATTTGAAGAGTATTCGGCCTTGAGAAAGCGTCTCCCCCTACAATGGGTTCATGCCAAATCGTTTGTCCATGAGAGCTGACCAAGTCGATTGAATCAAACGCAATATCAGAATTAGCTAATATCTTTTTAATAGATGAAGCATATAATTCTCCCAAATACATATTCATAGATGATATAGACTGTACGGGTGCTTCTTGATCCATTAAACTTGCGAGTTGTTCCCTTAATTCCGGCGTATACGGCATTGTAGTGAAATGCTTCAATTCATGTTCAAGCACTCCATCCGTCATAGAAAAATCAACAATTGCCATATCTAATCCATCAAGTGATGTCCCTGACATGAGTCCGCAAACGCGCATAGCTCTCACAAAACTCCCCCTCGGCATTTAAATAATGAAAACGCTTACCCATATTTTAGTATTTATAAAATTAAATATCAATACTTTTTTGATTATTTAAAATATTGTTTCAATGAAAGGTAGGCTAACAGGCAATTTTCCCTTAACTTCCACCTTTCCAACTAAAAATTCAGAAACTATTTCAAAAGCGCTTTTAGTGAATTCATACGTACATATCACTCTATTGGCATTCTGGAATAAAGCTGCATCATACGGTGAACGAATAGCAATTACATCTACCGGCTTTCCCGACTCGATTAACTTGTGTACTAATCTCTCTTGTGCTGGATCTTTCACGGCATTCAATGTTAATACAACCACATGGTCATACCCAGTCGACTTTTCAACAGCACCTTCGATTGCCACTGCATAGTCCGCTGGAATAATTTCAAGTATTTCAACGTTCTTGTGGACCTTCATCAACTCATCTGCCATTCCAATCGTTGAATATCTACGGTCCTCAACCATAGTTGCATACTCATTTGTTGGATAAATTAATAGAACTTTAGCTTCATGGGCAATCGCTTCACCATTACCGTAGACTTTCGTAATTCCAGCTTTATAAATTTCCCGCATCAGCTCTCGATGCGAATCACTACCTACGAACGCAGGTACTTCTGAAACTTGTTCAATTTCATCCCAAGAAGCGTAGTTCCCAATCATGTTGTCAATCCTATTTACTGACTCGTCTATACGAGCTTCCAAGATAACTCCGTTCCTAACACCCTCCACTATTTTTATAATGGATTGCTCTTGAAGCGAATGAATATGAGAAACCATTACTAAATCAACACCAGCTTCGACTGCTCTTAAAGCTCCTTCAACTGTACCTATACCTTTTGCGATTGCATCCATTTCCATGCAATCGGTCGTAATCACCCCGTCAAACCCTAATTTTTCCCGTAATAGACCGGTAATCACTGATTTCGAAAGGGTTGCAGGAGTATTCTCTTCCGTTTCCAAAGCCGGGAAATATACATGAGCGGTCATGATTGCATCTGCTCCCGTCTTAATGCATTCTTTGAAAGGTACAAGCTCCACTTCATGTAACCTCTTTAAGTCATGTGCTATAACTGGCAGATCTAGGTGTGAGTCGACACTTGTATCCCCATGTCCTGGGAAATGTTTTAAAGTTGTCATCACTCTTTCTTCCTGCATCCCAGTCATTGTTTGCACGGCAAGAGAAGCTACCTTTTTCGGGTCCTCCCCAAAGGAACGTACTCCAATTACTGGATTTAAAGCATTATTATTCACATCGACAACCGGTGCCAAGTTCCAGTTGATGCCAAGTGCCTTTAATTCCTTGCCTGTTATTCTGCCTGCCTGCATGGCATAATTAACATCTCCTGCAGCTCCTAGAAGCATTGCACCTGGAATGATAGTGGTACCGTCCCCTAACCGCCTTACAACACCATTCTCCTGATCAATACAAATAAGCAAAGGCATGGAATAGCCAGCAGCTTTTGCCTCAAGTTGCAGACTCCT encodes:
- a CDS encoding exo-beta-N-acetylmuramidase NamZ family protein — encoded protein: MVRVRLGIDLFMERYSGIIKGKRVGLLTNQTGADSRLQSSIRLFHRHPDIQLTALYAPEHGLKTYTKEGEKFSNTIHVETGLPVFSLYGQTKKPTKEMLEPVDVVVFDIQDIGSRYYTYIYSMLYMMEACKENSKAMIVLDRPNPIGGTEVEGNLIQPDYKSFVGLYTLPARHGMTVGELAAYFNNSVGCQLTIIKMEGWERQMLLSETGVSWIAPSPNTTSLDMMLLYPGTCLLEGTNLSEGRGTTQPFEVFGAPFINGVRLQDEVNALNLYGVVARDVSFKPTYSKFQDTVCEGIQLHVTDRHFFRPLETFVHVLNTVFRIYGEQLSFMEYEHLKHPMFDLLAGNNLLRTALTGGNIEDYLEDCLKGSEQFLNDRHPYLLYR
- a CDS encoding GNAT family N-acetyltransferase, producing MYRIFRSGDEKGIVRLWNEVLKFDPINADRFRNQVLLDANFDPEGLIVAEENAEIIGTILAISRKLPMNGIELEKDTAWISFFFVKPEFEREGIGAGLMERACQYAREVGAEKILFSSYAPNYFVPGIDEEHYPKGYSFLQKEGFSRIYSPVAMYRPLTDYVCPEEITVLKKMRESEGYTFGTVQDGDFFELIRFANTAFNPDWGRAIREGVLQGLDPSQIFVAKWNGKIVGFALYGGYEGIRERFGPFGVDGSEQGKGLGKILLHDTLFSMRARTLHGAWFLWTSETSSAGHLYLKNGFKTFRKFHVMLKAL
- a CDS encoding extracellular solute-binding protein, coding for MKNMWKKSALLVASLGLSASVLAACSGDSEEAGNAEEFKGTITIWDGPRWPDKDDNKYHWLESKVAEYEAEHEGIDIELVQVPWAEMGDKLGVAIGGKSWPDIAPVDISGSSVSIDHIEQGVIEPLDAFFSDEEKGDFYENTLEAYTYEDKLYGIPNSITLHTMLLNLDLFEEKGVTPPENGKWTYDEFLEAAKQLTFDRDSDGKTDVYGFSTYVLPGYYETWPFFFKNGGSPLNEDMTEFTMDDPKVVQAIQDLADLKLEHEVAPETLGGADVGGTFQAWANEEQRTVAMQPWATWAIGAAQGKYPTNFMVAEYPSADSDAQTIGGVGGWIMFHQEDANKKAAIADFMKYISSTDEQFVMAQNYGIFPARISASEKDPFKDNPEMTRAMEMSDQVVMLPRHPEWKKIDEAIQSQLQLVFNGEKTAEEAMADAKKVVDELLK
- a CDS encoding carbohydrate ABC transporter permease yields the protein MKRKNLNKMNKTITYLLLTIFAIVSLLPLYWVFSTSLQLSSYQSKDMERPVSYINANPPKMYPMGIPLYFEHWSEAREAAKADDSELEQYHRNMMDSIVDDTFASFKSLFTKHDIGNWFFNSFYISVVVTVGILLFDSMAGYVLAKKKFPGRNLIFWIIISTMMIPGQVTLVPMFIMVGNLNLMDTHWALILPDLAMVFGVFLMRQFMYSIPDELLEAAKMDGASEWKTFWTVVLPLAKPGLATLGIFTFMNVWNSFLWPIIVLNSADLYTLPVGLKTLQDANLASFKLLMSGAAITAIPMIIVFILFQRYFVKGLTLGGVKE
- a CDS encoding carbohydrate ABC transporter permease; this translates as MTQISEKPAPSVDLKTEMENGLPSAKQFEKKTRKKRSVFNEMKKNYSAYLFLLPKLILFSLFIAFPVVWAFVLSFQEYYVLAGSKFVGLENYIKVFESEAFWVAIKNTLLFTVVTVPFSVISALVIASMIFGLGKLSQSFFRSAFYLPTVTSMVIIAMVWRWMYNYDFGLFNYILGWFGVEQINWLGQSATALWALIIMSCLIPFGAGIIMYLASMGSISQSLYEAARIDGANSFKQWFHITIPLLKPTTLYLVLLSTIGSFQVFTQIIMMTGGGPGNATETLVHLIYKTGFRDFEYGLAAAQSVVLFIIILFFSVIQFRVLRHDD
- the murQ gene encoding N-acetylmuramic acid 6-phosphate etherase is translated as MENLSFLTTEESNCKTENLDEMSVIEILNIMNEEDQTIANAVRQVISQIGEVVEKVVQAFQNGGRLIYIGAGTSGRIGVLDAVECPPTFSTSPEQVQAVLAGGESAMFTAVEGAEDDIELGAGDLKKIGITSNDVVIGIAASGRTPYVKGALKYAGSCGAVTVSLSSNTDSEISEDADIEIEVVTGPEILTGSTRLRAATAHKMILNMISTASMVKTGKVYHNFMIDLNASNLKLRERAKKIVCTVTSVEYEEAEKVLMQTDFNVKLAIVMILTNTNRNEAEALIDQSGGFVNSAVKLAESNKG
- the nagZ gene encoding beta-N-acetylhexosaminidase, with amino-acid sequence MELKKKVGRMLIAGFKGTTISEEIKHLIHEYHIGGVILFGRNIGTPQEILSLTRSLQLEAKAAGYSMPLLICIDQENGVVRRLGDGTTIIPGAMLLGAAGDVNYAMQAGRITGKELKALGINWNLAPVVDVNNNALNPVIGVRSFGEDPKKVASLAVQTMTGMQEERVMTTLKHFPGHGDTSVDSHLDLPVIAHDLKRLHEVELVPFKECIKTGADAIMTAHVYFPALETEENTPATLSKSVITGLLREKLGFDGVITTDCMEMDAIAKGIGTVEGALRAVEAGVDLVMVSHIHSLQEQSIIKIVEGVRNGVILEARIDESVNRIDNMIGNYASWDEIEQVSEVPAFVGSDSHRELMREIYKAGITKVYGNGEAIAHEAKVLLIYPTNEYATMVEDRRYSTIGMADELMKVHKNVEILEIIPADYAVAIEGAVEKSTGYDHVVVLTLNAVKDPAQERLVHKLIESGKPVDVIAIRSPYDAALFQNANRVICTYEFTKSAFEIVSEFLVGKVEVKGKLPVSLPFIETIF
- a CDS encoding MurR/RpiR family transcriptional regulator, whose product is MSSGGIILLNEMREQIPPSEQKIADYILANPEKVVTMTVSELGDVSQTSGAAVIRLCKSLKLKGFQELKLRIIGDLGRKVEFTNRDIKPNEPVSMTIHKVTDLAVKTLLETAELLDSVQLEAAVDAIVNAKNVHFFGVGASGISAIDAQQKLLRINKPSTASTDLHMGATIVANAGKDEVVFGISFSGATFEVEKIIEMANEKGATTISLTKYGQTPISELAKIHLHTSPAREANFRSGATSSRLAQLHVMDILFMSVASRQYETTVQYLDSTREAIEEIQNQTFRKKRK
- a CDS encoding anhydro-N-acetylmuramic acid kinase, producing the protein MRVCGLMSGTSLDGLDMAIVDFSMTDGVLEHELKHFTTMPYTPELREQLASLMDQEAPVQSISSMNMYLGELYASSIKKILANSDIAFDSIDLVSSHGQTIWHEPIVGGDAFSRPNTLQIGDISVIAEHTGKPVIGDFRTRDMAAGGQGAPLVPFADQFLFQSEQSGRVLVNIGGISNITVLPPKGSVQEIIAYDTGPGNMIVDAFSSIYTNGKENFDQDGKFAGAGKVSEEWLNQLLQHTYYKKPAPKSTGREEFGIGYAESIWHKADQLGLSSLDKIATATMLTARTLADEIQKYVTSHELSEIFVSGGGVHNVTLLNYLRELLHDSVNVEKIEMLGINSDAKEAFVFALLGYLGFHQLPNNSPAATGANRQTVLGKIAW